Proteins encoded by one window of Cydia splendana chromosome 14, ilCydSple1.2, whole genome shotgun sequence:
- the LOC134796912 gene encoding large ribosomal subunit protein uL14m, whose translation MFKTLINKLMPAGQACGFHTTASLSEVRLLSRLRVVDNSEIGKRAMAEGKPPKIICVYNKRRVGFIGDRVMVAIKGQKKKGILVGLKQTQKVKVPKFDSNNVVLIDDNGTPLGTRIHVPIPTILRTILKERTHSKGADYTKLLGIATRFV comes from the exons ATGTTTAAAACCCTGATTAATAAGTTAATGCCGGCCGGGCAGGCCTGTGGGTTCCACACGACGGCTAGTCTGAGCGAGGTGCGGTTGTTATCAAGACTGCGAGTCGTCGACAACTCCGAAATCGGCAAGCGAGCCATGGCAGAAGGCAAGCCGCCCAAGATCATCTGCGTTTATAACAAAAGAC GAGTAGGCTTCATTGGAGACCGAGTGATGGTGGCAATCAAAGGACAAAAGAAAAAGGGCATCCTAGTGGGTCTGAAGCAAACACAAAAGGTGAAGGTACCCAAATTTGACAGCAACAATGTAGTGCTCATAGATGACAATGGCACACCGCTGGGAACCCGTATTCATGTGCCCATCCCAACAATTCTGCGCACCATTCTCAAGGAGAGAACACACTCAAAGGGTGCAGATTACACAAAGCTACTCGGAATAGCCACTAGGTTTGTTTAA